The following DNA comes from Mycolicibacterium aromaticivorans JS19b1 = JCM 16368.
AGCCCGGCTGCGACCTCTACGCCGTCCACGAGGGCGACAAGACGTTCGTGTTCGTCGAGCAGTGGGCCGACGAGGACGCCCTCAAGACCCACAGCACCGCGCCCGGCGTGACCGCGCTGTTCGGCGCGATCGGTGAGCACCTCGACGGCGCCCCCGACATCAAGATGCTCACCCCCGTTCCGGCCGGCGACCCGGCCAAGGGCCAAGTTCGTCCCTGATCGTCATGGGTGAACTCGACGGCAAGGTCGCGCTGATCACCGGCGCGGCCCGCGGCCAGGGCCGAGCGCATGCGGTGAAGCTGGCATCGGAGGGCGCCAGCATCATCGCGGTGGACCTCTGCGACCAGATCGCCAGCGTCCCCTACCCGATGGCCACGCCGGAGGACATGGCGGCCACCGTCAAACTCGTCGAGGACACCGGCGCGCGGATCGTCGCCCGCGAAGCCGACGTCCGTGACCGGACGGCGCTCAAGAACGCCATGTACCAGGGCATCGAGGAACTCGGCCGGCTCGACATCGTGATCGCGAACGCCGGGATCGCCCCGATGGCCGACGACGGCGCCTGGCAGGACGTCATCGACGTCAACCTCACCGGCGTCTATCACACCGTCGACGTGGCGATGAAGCCGATGATCAAGCAGGGCGACGGCGGCGCGATCGTACTGACCAGCTCGGTGGCCGGCCTGGTCGGCATCGGTGCGCCCGTTGCCGGATCGCTGGGCTACACCGTCGCCAAGCACGGTGTGGTCGGCCTCATGCGGGCGTACGCGAATTTCCTTGCCGCATTCAATATTCGGGTCAACTCGGTGCATCCAGCCGGGGTGAACACCCCGATGATCGACAACGAGTTCACCCGCTCCTGGCTCGAAGGCTTCGCCCAGCAGATGCAGGGCGGCCCGGACATGAGCAACGCGCTGCCGGTCCAGACGCTGGAACCTGAGGACATCGCCAACGCGGTGTACTACCTGGTGTCGGACGCGGGCCGCTATGTCACCGGCGTCACGTTGCCCGTAGACGCCGGGTTCACCAACAAGCGTTAGCACTTACGATCGGGTGACGATGACACCCGATCTGGAGCTGACCAGCGTCCCGGCCTGGGCCGTCGAACCAACCTGTCCGACGGCCGATCTCACCGGCCGGTACTGGACGGTGCTCGCCGTGGGTACCGACGCGGCCGCCATCGCCGCGCGGTGGGTCGGCGAGATCCGCGCCGTCCATCCGAACGCCCGGCCCCGGCTCCATCAGGTCAGCGACGCCGATGCGGCGTGTGCCGCTCTGGGCGCGGACATCGAGGCTGCCGTGGTCGGGTGGCGGCTGCTGCTGGCCGGCCCCGCGCACGTGTGTCTTCGTATTCGCGCCCGCGCACTCGAGCTCGGCGCCGCCGACGACGAAATCACCGTCGCGAGTACCGAAGTGGCCACCCGCGAGGTCTACTGCGCGCACTGCAGGATGACGACCACGGCTGCGACGGGATTGGCCGAGGAAATCACCTGCCCTGGCTGTGCACGCCGATTGTTCGTGTACCACCACGTCTCTCGGCGGATCGGAGCCCACCTCGGATTCGCGACGACCGCCGACGCCCCGGCATGACCAGGCTGACGTTGCACGTCGTCGCGATCGACGACGCGGTGCCCGGAATCAGGACTCTGACCCTGGCCCGCGCTGATGGTGCGGCGCTGCCGTCGTTCACACCCGGTAGTCACGTGGTGATCGAATACGCCGGCGGGGCCAACGCCTATTCACTGACCGGGGAGAGTGCTACGCCGAGCGAATACGTGGTGTCGGTGCTGGAATGCCCTGCCGGCCGCGGTGGCTCGCGATGGATTCACCGTGAACTGAGTCTGGGCGACACCGTCGTCGTGCACCCGCCGCGCAGCGCCTTCGCCCCGGTGTTGCGCGCCCGGCGGCACCTGTTGATCGCCGCCGGCATCGGGATCACCCCGATGGTGTCGCACCTGCGCAGCGCGCGGCGCTGGGGTCGAGATATACTGCTGCTCTACATCTTTCGGGACGGCCGCGGCGCGTACGTCGACGAGATCCGCACACTCACCGAGAACGCGTCGTTCTTCACCGCCCGCGCGGCCTTCCTCGCCGAGTTGACGGCAACTCTGGCCGCGCAGCCCTTCGGCACGCACGCCTACCTCTGCGGTCCGAGCCAGTTCATCGACGACGTGGTCGCGGTCGCCACCGAGCTGGGCTGGCCACGAGGGCGCATCCATATCGAGCACTTCGGCGGAGAACTGGCACCCGGCGATCCGTTCGAGGTCGAACTGTCCTCCGACGGAAGCATTTTCGCCGTCGAATCGGGCGTCTCACTGCTGGAGTCGCTGACCGCAAACGGATACGTCATTCCCAATCTGTGCCGGCAGGGCGTCTGCGGTGAATGCCGGGTTCCGGTGCGCGGCGGGGTGGTGCTGCACCGCGACCTCTACCTCACCGACGATGAGCGCCGGGATTCGATGATGGCCTGCGTCTCCCGCGGCTCCGGCCGGGTGGAGCTGGACCTGTGAGCGGGTTGGTGTCGGCACCGGATCTGGTTGCATCCTTTCCGTTTCCGTATACGGCCGACTCCTACCGGTACACCACCAACATCGCGCCCGCCCGCGCAGTGGTGACCACCGCGACCGGGCAGTGGGGCGAGCGGGTGGTCGACGTCGACAGCGAGTACACCCTCGAACTCGCCGAACGCCGCCGCATCCTGGCCGCCGATCCATCCCGGCATGCGGTGCTGCCGCACATGAGAATCGCGTGCTGGGACACCATGCTGACGTTGATGACCGAGCTCGCCGGCTCATATCCGGCGGTGATGTCCTTGAGCCGCGACGGCGACACCTGGTGTTGGCGCAACGAATTGCTCGGCATCGCCCAAGAATTCGTCGTCGGCGACGAGTCAAGCCTGCCGTGCGATCCACTGGCCTACATCGCCGGGCAGGTGCAGGAGGACATCGTGCTGCTCGACCAGCGTGACGACGACCTGTTCGCCGACGCCGGCGTGGTCACGTTCGCCGCGGGCTGGTCGTTCGGCTTCGACCTCGGGATGACCTTCCTGGAGATTCATGGACCGGTCCCCCGGTTACGTGAGACCGGGGTGATCACCCGGGCCCGGGAGTTCCTGATGCGATTGCAGGCGGGCGACATCTACCGCCGGACGAACTGGTCGATGACCGTCGGCAGACGGCTCGATGTGTCCACCGAAGCCGTCCCGCACTGGCTGCCCGACCGCGCGAACCTGGACGCCGTCGATGACGACACGTTCGGCCGTCTCATCCACTTGCGGGTGGAGGTCCAGCATCTGATCCGCCTGCCGGAATCGGGTGCGATCTGTTTTCTGATTCGCAGCTACATGCTGCCGCTGGCCGACCTCTGCACTGTTGAGCAGTGGCGTGTGCGCACCGCCGCAGTGTTGGCCGAACTGCCGGATGACATGGTCGATTACAAGGGACTGAGTTCCTACCGGGACCGGGCAGTCAGCTGGCTGCGCTCGCAGCAACCGGTCTAGATTTCGATGACCGTCGGCACAATCATCGGCTGGCGGCGATAGGTCTCCCCCACCCACTTTCCGATGGTGCGCCGCACCGCCTGCGCGACGCGCACCGGGTCGGTGACATTCTCGGCGGCAAGCTTTTCCAGCTCGGCTTCGACCTTGCGGGCGGCGGGCTCCAACGCCTTCGGGTCTTCGGAGAACCCCCGCGAATGCAGCTGCGGCGCGGCCACCGAGCGCCCGGTCTCCCGGTTCAGCACCACCGTGGCGGCAATGAATCCCGAACTCAGGATGAGTCGCTCGCCCAGCGTCGCCTCGCCGACGTCGCCCATGATCAGGCCGTCGACGAACATCTTGCCCACCGGCACCGCGCCTGCGATCGACACCCGTCCACCGACCAGATCGACGCTGACGCCGCTCTCGGCCACCACGATATTCTCCTCGGGCACGCCACTGCGCGCGGCGAGCTTGGCGTTGGCGCGCAGCATCCGCCAGGTGCCGTGTACCGGCATCACGTTGCGCGGCCGCACCCCGTTGTAGAGAAACAGCAGCTCGCCGGCATAGGCATGGCCCGAAACATGGACTCGCACTTGTTGATTGGTGACCACCCTGGCGCCGATCTTGGCCAGGTCGTCGATGACACCGTAGACCGCCTCCTCGTTGCCGGGGATCAGCGACGAGGACAGGATGATCAGGTCGTCTGAGGTGATCGTGATGCTGCGGTGCTCTCCGCGCGACATCCGGGACAGCGCCGCCATCGGCTCGCCCTGCGTGCCGGTGGTGATCAGCACCACCTGCCCGGGCGTCATCTCCTCGGCCATCGCGATGTCAACGACGTCGCGATCCTCGACATGCAGGAATCCCAACTCGCGGGCGATCGCCATGTTCCGCAGCATCGAGCGGCCGACGAACGACACCCGCCGGCCCAATGCGATTGCGGCGTCGACGATCTGCTGCACACGGTCGACGTTGGAGGCGAAGCAGGCCACGATGATCCGCTGCCCTTCGGCGTTGCGCATCAGCCGGTGCAGGTTGGGCCCGACCTCGCTTTCCGAGGGCCCTACTCCGGGGATTTCGGAGTTGGTCGAGTCGCACAGGAACAGGTCTACCCCGGCATCGCCGAGTCGGGACATGCCGGGCAGGTCGGTGGGCCGGCCGTCGGGCGGCAATTGGTCGAGCTTGATGTCACCGGTGTGCAGGACGGTGCCGGCACCGGTGTGGATGGCGATCGCGAGGGCGTCGGGGATGGAGTGGTTGACCGCGAAGTACTGACATTCGAACACCCCGTGGCTGCTGCGCTGACCCTCGGCGACCTCGACGAACACGGGGTTGACCCGGTGCTCACGGCACTTCGCGGCCACCAGGGCGAGGGTGAACTTGGAGCCCACCACCGGAATGTCGCCGCGCATTTTCAGCAGGTACGGGATCGCGCCGATGTGATCTTCATGGGCGTGGGTCAGGACCAGTGCTTCGATGTCGTCGAGGCGGTCGGAGATGTGCCGCAGGTCGGGCAGGATCAGGTCGACGCCGGGCTCGTCGTGGTTGGGGAACAGCACCCCGCAGTCGATGATCAGAAGCCGGCCGAGATGCTCGAAAACGGTCATGTTGCGGCCGATTTCGTTGATGCCGCCCAGCGCGGTCACGCGCAGACCTCCAGGGGCCAGTGGCCCGGGAGGTGACAATTCCTCGTTCACCTCAGTACGCCCGCGGCGCGGAGTTCGGCGGCCAGTTCGTCGAGCTGCTCGGCGGTGGCGGGCACCTGCGGCAACCGCGGGTCGCCGACCTCGATGCCCAGCAGATGCAGCCCGGCCTTGGCGAACGTGACGCCGCCCAGACGAGTCTGCGGGGCGTTCAGCGGCGCCAGCGCCACCGCGATCTTGCGCGCGGTGGCGATGTCGCCGGAGTTGAAGGCGCTCAGCATGTCTCGCAGCTGACTTGCCGCCACATGCCCCCACACGCTGACGAAGCCGACCGCACCCATCGCCAGCCACGGCAGGTTCAGCGCATCGTCACCCGAGTAGTAGGCCAGCCCGGTCTCGGCCATGATCTGCGCGCCGCCGTGCAGATCAGCTTTCGCATCCTTGACCGCCACGATGTTCGGGTGCGCCGACAGCGTGCGCATGGTGTCCCACTCGATCGGGACAACCGAGCGCGGCGGGATGTCGTACAGCATCACCGGTAGGTCCGTCGCATCGGCGACGGTGGTGAAGTGCGCGATCAGACCAGCCTGCGGGGGGCGCGAGTAATAGGGCGTGACGACGAGCAGGCCGTGCGCCCCCTCGGCGGCCGCGGTCTTGGCCAGACGGACGCTGTGCGCAGTGTCGTAGGTGCCGGCGCCGGCGACGATACGGGCCCGGTCACCGACCGCCTCGAGCACCGCGGCGAGCAACGCTCGCTTCTCGTCGTCGGTGGTGGTCGGCGACTCGCCGGTGGTACCGGACAGCACGAGACCGTCGCATCCGGAGTCGACGAGGTGGGTGGCCACCCGCGCAGCGGCGACCGTGTCCACGGTCCCGCCGGGCTTGAACGGAGTCACCATTGCGGTCAGTACGGTGCCCAACTGGGCGCTGACATCGATTCCGCTGGTGCTCACGGACACCTAGATTACCCGCTCCGCTCAGACCTCTGTCGCCAGCGGGGACGTCGCGACCTCCGTGCCGTCGGCCAGTTCGGTGATCTCGAAATCGGCGAAGACGGCGGGCGCGGCGGCGCCGAGTTCCCGCAGGCAGGCAATGGCCAGGCGGCGAATCTCGACGTCAGCATGTTCACTGGCCCGCATCGCGATGAAATGCCGCCAAGCCCGATAGTTGCCGCTCACCACGATGCGGGTCTCGGTGTCGTTGGGCAGTACTGCACGGGCCGCCTGCCTGGCTTGTTTGCGGCGCAGCACCGCTGTGTTCTCGCCGGGCTGACCGGCCATGAACTTCGCTTCCAGCCGGTTCAGCAGTTCGAGGTAGGCCGCCCTGCTGGCGTCGGCCGCCCTCAACAGAATCTGCTGGAGTTCCTGGTCGTCCTCCAGACCGGGCGGAACGACGACCTGGGCGTCGTTCTCGGGCACATACCGCTGCGACAGCTGCGAGTAGGAGAAATGCCGGTGCCGGATCAGCTCGTGGGTGCAGGACCGAGAGATGCCGGTGATGTAGAAGGTCACCGACGCGTGCTCGAGCACCGAGAAATGACCGACGTCGATGATGTGCTTGAGGTACGACGCGTTGGTCGCGGTCCGGGGGTTCGGCTTGGACCAGCTCTGGTAGCAGGCACGGCCGGCGAACTCGACGAGCGCCTGACCGCCGTCCGCGTCGGTGGTCCACGGCACGTCGGCGGGCGCCAGGAACTCCGTCTTGGCGATCAGCTGCACACGCAGCGGCGCGATCTCGGCCACGGGCTCACCTTAATGCGCCTCGGACCCGTCGCCCGTCAGGTCCCCGGCGAAGCGAATCTGATTCCCGCCGCTGCGTTTGGCCTCGTACATCGCGGCATCGGCGCGCGCGATCAGCCATTCGATCAGTTCGAGCGGTTTCAACGCGGGCGCACGGATCACTGTCGACGCCAAACCCAGGCTGGCGGTCACACCCCACGGCGCGGCGGCGATGGCCGTGCGCAGTTCTTCGCTGCTCTCCCTGGCGTGCTCCGGGGTGGACAGCTGCGCGTAGAGGAATTCCTCGCCTCCGACTCGGGCGATCGCGGTGTCGGTTCCGCTGACTTCTCTGAGGATGTCGGCGACAGCGACCAGAACCCGGTCGCCGGTCGGGTGACCCAAGGTGTCGTTGAGCCTTTTGAAACCGTCGAGATCGATCATGGCGATCGTGAAGTGCGGCCGAGATCGGTAGTCGGCGTGCCGCAACAGGGTCTGTGCCGACCGGAAGAAGCCGCGCCGGTTCGGCAAGCCGGTGAGCGTGTCGGTCGAGGACTTCAGGGAGTCGACCGACAACCAGTGGACGATCACCTGACCGCAGAAGGGCACCGCCAATATCCCGCCGCACAGGATCAGCAACTTGGCCACCGCCATCGCCGTATCGCCCGACATGGCGATGCGTGCGGCGCTGACGGCGGCGGTCGCCACGCCCGTCCCGAGTGTCAGAACCAGAAACGGTGCGGTGTGGAAGAAGGCGACGTATCCGGCCAGCCCGACAAAGGCGACCGCGCCGACCAGCGCGGTGCGGGGGTCCGCTTCGGCCAGCACGCCCACGGCGATGCACGCGTTACCCGCAACCGAATACACCTGTGACTGAACACGAGTCGGCCACCGCCAGAGGTACGACAGTGCGATCACGGCCAGGACCGCACTGGCAACACAGGTGACCGCGCGCTGCACCGGAGTCTGCGGGCCCGAGGGGCTGGCCAGTGCCAGCGCGTTGGCGGCGGCGATGGTCGACAATACGGCGAACATCAGCCAGCGCATGAACGTCACGAGCCGGCGCGCAGTCAGGTACGACGTCAGCCAGTCGTAGTGGTCGGGTTGGCGCCACCACAGGCCGATGCCATGCACTTGTCCCCGCGCCCCCAAGCTGTGATCGTGATTGCCCCTGATGGTAGTGATGTCGCAGGGACGCGTGAACAACTTCCCACAGGTCACTGAGCAATGCCGAAGGAGTCAGATGCCAGACGCGCGCTGGGGAAGCGATATCGACGCCGCTGGCTATGCCGGGCACCCGGGCCTGCAGTACTCCCCTCGGCCAACCACATTCGCGCAGGTGTTCGCCGACACGCAGCGCTGGGCCGAACGCACCTTTCTGGTGCACGGCGAGCACCGCATGACCTACGCGGCGTTCACCGAGGCGGTGAACGCGGGAACCGCCGCCCTGCGAGATGACGGTGTCCAACCCGGCGACCGAATCATGCTGTACGCCTACAACAGTCCGGCCTGGGTTGTCGCCCTGTGGTCGGCGTGGCGCAGCGGCGCTGTCCCGGTACTCGCCAATCGTTGGTGGAAGCAGACCGAGGTGGACCACGCCATCGGTCTGCTGGATCCGCATCTGGTCATCGCCGACACGTCCTTGGAGTGCGTGGCGCCGTCGAAGACACGAGACGTCGGTGGATTCACCGACGGCAGCCTCGCGTCCCCCGCGGTCGGCTCATCTGAGATCGAGGATCCCGACGCGACCTCGGTGATCCTGTTCACCTCGGGCAGCTCCGGGCTGCCCAAGGCGGTCGAACTGTCCCGGCGCGCCGTCATCGCCAACCAGCACAACGTGCTGGCGGTGACCAAACGCCTGCCGCATCAGCTCAATCCGGCTGCACCGCAGTCGGTTTCGCTGGCAAGCACCCCGATGTTCCACGTCGGCGGACTCTCGAATCTGCTGAGCAACTACCTCACCGGCGGCCGAGTGGTCATTCCCGAAGGGCGGTTCGACGCCGGCCAGATACTCGGGCTGATCGAACGCGAGGGTGTGCACAGTTGGGGCGGTGTTCCGACCATGGCGATCCGGGTGCTCGAGCACCCCGACTTCGACTCGTTCGATCTGTCGACACTGCGTTCGTTCCCGCTCGGCGGGGCGGCGGTACCCACCGCCCTGCTGGACCGGATGCGCGTGCGGCTGCCTCAACTCGCCGGCCGGGGACTCGGAAACACCTGGGGCATGACCGAATCCGGCGGATTCCTGACCTCCGCGACAGGCCGTGACCTGCAGCAGTATCCGGGTACCGTCGGACGCCCCTATCCGGTCGTGGAGATCGTCATCGACCGCCCGGATGCCGACGGAGTAGGCGAGATCCTCGCGCGCTCACCAACAGTGATGAACGGCTACGTCGGGATCGATGACGGCACTGTCGACGACGACGGCTGGCTGCACACCGGTGATCTCGGCCATCTCGTGGATGGCTATCTGTTCATCGACGGTCGCG
Coding sequences within:
- a CDS encoding putative quinol monooxygenase yields the protein MPVVVVASFTVKPESVDAVREACKKAVAEVHNEPGCDLYAVHEGDKTFVFVEQWADEDALKTHSTAPGVTALFGAIGEHLDGAPDIKMLTPVPAGDPAKGQVRP
- a CDS encoding mycofactocin-coupled SDR family oxidoreductase, with protein sequence MGELDGKVALITGAARGQGRAHAVKLASEGASIIAVDLCDQIASVPYPMATPEDMAATVKLVEDTGARIVAREADVRDRTALKNAMYQGIEELGRLDIVIANAGIAPMADDGAWQDVIDVNLTGVYHTVDVAMKPMIKQGDGGAIVLTSSVAGLVGIGAPVAGSLGYTVAKHGVVGLMRAYANFLAAFNIRVNSVHPAGVNTPMIDNEFTRSWLEGFAQQMQGGPDMSNALPVQTLEPEDIANAVYYLVSDAGRYVTGVTLPVDAGFTNKR
- a CDS encoding dimethylamine monooxygenase subunit DmmA family protein, whose product is MTPDLELTSVPAWAVEPTCPTADLTGRYWTVLAVGTDAAAIAARWVGEIRAVHPNARPRLHQVSDADAACAALGADIEAAVVGWRLLLAGPAHVCLRIRARALELGAADDEITVASTEVATREVYCAHCRMTTTAATGLAEEITCPGCARRLFVYHHVSRRIGAHLGFATTADAPA
- a CDS encoding PDR/VanB family oxidoreductase; translation: MTRLTLHVVAIDDAVPGIRTLTLARADGAALPSFTPGSHVVIEYAGGANAYSLTGESATPSEYVVSVLECPAGRGGSRWIHRELSLGDTVVVHPPRSAFAPVLRARRHLLIAAGIGITPMVSHLRSARRWGRDILLLYIFRDGRGAYVDEIRTLTENASFFTARAAFLAELTATLAAQPFGTHAYLCGPSQFIDDVVAVATELGWPRGRIHIEHFGGELAPGDPFEVELSSDGSIFAVESGVSLLESLTANGYVIPNLCRQGVCGECRVPVRGGVVLHRDLYLTDDERRDSMMACVSRGSGRVELDL
- a CDS encoding heme-dependent oxidative N-demethylase family protein; the encoded protein is MVSAPDLVASFPFPYTADSYRYTTNIAPARAVVTTATGQWGERVVDVDSEYTLELAERRRILAADPSRHAVLPHMRIACWDTMLTLMTELAGSYPAVMSLSRDGDTWCWRNELLGIAQEFVVGDESSLPCDPLAYIAGQVQEDIVLLDQRDDDLFADAGVVTFAAGWSFGFDLGMTFLEIHGPVPRLRETGVITRAREFLMRLQAGDIYRRTNWSMTVGRRLDVSTEAVPHWLPDRANLDAVDDDTFGRLIHLRVEVQHLIRLPESGAICFLIRSYMLPLADLCTVEQWRVRTAAVLAELPDDMVDYKGLSSYRDRAVSWLRSQQPV
- a CDS encoding ribonuclease J, with amino-acid sequence MNEELSPPGPLAPGGLRVTALGGINEIGRNMTVFEHLGRLLIIDCGVLFPNHDEPGVDLILPDLRHISDRLDDIEALVLTHAHEDHIGAIPYLLKMRGDIPVVGSKFTLALVAAKCREHRVNPVFVEVAEGQRSSHGVFECQYFAVNHSIPDALAIAIHTGAGTVLHTGDIKLDQLPPDGRPTDLPGMSRLGDAGVDLFLCDSTNSEIPGVGPSESEVGPNLHRLMRNAEGQRIIVACFASNVDRVQQIVDAAIALGRRVSFVGRSMLRNMAIARELGFLHVEDRDVVDIAMAEEMTPGQVVLITTGTQGEPMAALSRMSRGEHRSITITSDDLIILSSSLIPGNEEAVYGVIDDLAKIGARVVTNQQVRVHVSGHAYAGELLFLYNGVRPRNVMPVHGTWRMLRANAKLAARSGVPEENIVVAESGVSVDLVGGRVSIAGAVPVGKMFVDGLIMGDVGEATLGERLILSSGFIAATVVLNRETGRSVAAPQLHSRGFSEDPKALEPAARKVEAELEKLAAENVTDPVRVAQAVRRTIGKWVGETYRRQPMIVPTVIEI
- the dapA gene encoding 4-hydroxy-tetrahydrodipicolinate synthase; the encoded protein is MSVSTSGIDVSAQLGTVLTAMVTPFKPGGTVDTVAAARVATHLVDSGCDGLVLSGTTGESPTTTDDEKRALLAAVLEAVGDRARIVAGAGTYDTAHSVRLAKTAAAEGAHGLLVVTPYYSRPPQAGLIAHFTTVADATDLPVMLYDIPPRSVVPIEWDTMRTLSAHPNIVAVKDAKADLHGGAQIMAETGLAYYSGDDALNLPWLAMGAVGFVSVWGHVAASQLRDMLSAFNSGDIATARKIAVALAPLNAPQTRLGGVTFAKAGLHLLGIEVGDPRLPQVPATAEQLDELAAELRAAGVLR
- the thyX gene encoding FAD-dependent thymidylate synthase — translated: MAEIAPLRVQLIAKTEFLAPADVPWTTDADGGQALVEFAGRACYQSWSKPNPRTATNASYLKHIIDVGHFSVLEHASVTFYITGISRSCTHELIRHRHFSYSQLSQRYVPENDAQVVVPPGLEDDQELQQILLRAADASRAAYLELLNRLEAKFMAGQPGENTAVLRRKQARQAARAVLPNDTETRIVVSGNYRAWRHFIAMRASEHADVEIRRLAIACLRELGAAAPAVFADFEITELADGTEVATSPLATEV
- a CDS encoding GGDEF domain-containing protein — its product is MGARGQVHGIGLWWRQPDHYDWLTSYLTARRLVTFMRWLMFAVLSTIAAANALALASPSGPQTPVQRAVTCVASAVLAVIALSYLWRWPTRVQSQVYSVAGNACIAVGVLAEADPRTALVGAVAFVGLAGYVAFFHTAPFLVLTLGTGVATAAVSAARIAMSGDTAMAVAKLLILCGGILAVPFCGQVIVHWLSVDSLKSSTDTLTGLPNRRGFFRSAQTLLRHADYRSRPHFTIAMIDLDGFKRLNDTLGHPTGDRVLVAVADILREVSGTDTAIARVGGEEFLYAQLSTPEHARESSEELRTAIAAAPWGVTASLGLASTVIRAPALKPLELIEWLIARADAAMYEAKRSGGNQIRFAGDLTGDGSEAH
- a CDS encoding class I adenylate-forming enzyme family protein; protein product: MPDARWGSDIDAAGYAGHPGLQYSPRPTTFAQVFADTQRWAERTFLVHGEHRMTYAAFTEAVNAGTAALRDDGVQPGDRIMLYAYNSPAWVVALWSAWRSGAVPVLANRWWKQTEVDHAIGLLDPHLVIADTSLECVAPSKTRDVGGFTDGSLASPAVGSSEIEDPDATSVILFTSGSSGLPKAVELSRRAVIANQHNVLAVTKRLPHQLNPAAPQSVSLASTPMFHVGGLSNLLSNYLTGGRVVIPEGRFDAGQILGLIEREGVHSWGGVPTMAIRVLEHPDFDSFDLSTLRSFPLGGAAVPTALLDRMRVRLPQLAGRGLGNTWGMTESGGFLTSATGRDLQQYPGTVGRPYPVVEIVIDRPDADGVGEILARSPTVMNGYVGIDDGTVDDDGWLHTGDLGHLVDGYLFIDGRAKDIVIRGGENIGCGHVEAALSSHPAVVEVAAIGLPHPDLGEELAAVVVHREGDAAPTEDELRAHVSDVLAHFAIPTRWHISTAALPTLPGEKIDKKRLTERFS